The DNA segment CCCGGGAACCGTCTTTGCGGGTCTTGGAACCTATGCCGATAGCATGGCTGCGATCAAGCATCTGGTCTTTGACGAGAAAAAATACACGCTTTTGGACATTCAGAAAGCTCTTGAGGCAGATTGGGTGGGGTACGAACACCTGCGCCGAGATTGCGAGAATGCCCCCAAGTACGGAAATGACGATGACAGGGCAGACATGATCGTTGCCGACATCATTGATTATACCGAAAAAGGTATGAACAGCCATAAATCTCTGTATGCTCGCATGATTCATGGAACTCTGTCGCAGTCGTTTAACACTCCTCTCGGTGAAATGATTGGAGCTACTCCGAATGGACGTCGTGCTGGCGCACCTCTTTCCGATGGTATGAGCCCTTCTCAGGGCGCCGACACGAAAGGTCCTACAGCGATCATCAAATCCGTCAGTAAACTGAATGTTGAGGCCATGAGTTTGGGAATGGCCCACAACTTCAAAATCCTGCAAGGCTTCCTGGATACTCCGGAAGGAGAAAACGGGCTTATTACCCTGCTGAGGACTGCGTCCATTTTGGGGAATGGACAGATGCAGTTCAACTATGTGGACAATGAACTTCTCAGAAAGGCTCAAGAAAATCCTGAGAAATACCGCGACATCATTGTTCGAGTAGCAGGATACTGCGCCTACTTCGTGGAGCTGTGCAAGGAAGTACAGGACGAGATTATCAGCCGCACCATGTTGCAGTAACCTACCTCCTTAGCAACATGAATGGGGGTGCCCAGATTGCAGGGCATCCTCCTTTTCCTCTGTAAAAAAAAGCCCTCTGGCCATTTGGTCAGAGGGCTTTTTTTATAGCTGCGTTCTACATGTCAGATTCAGTCGCGTTAAGCAGTACTTCTTTATTCTGATTGAATGAAAGTTCAAAGCTGTGTCCGTGTTTCAGCAGAAAGTCTTTTTCTGCGATGAAGGGCACTCCCTGAACTTCAATCTTCTCGTCTTCATCTTCATCAAACTCGTCGATACCAAGACCAAGGATGAACTTGGAGCTGCATCCACCGCCGAGCTTGTATTCACGAAGCCGGATGGAGTCTTCCTCTTCTTCTCGCATGGAACGAAGCTTTTCAAGCATTTCTTCAGGAACATTAAGTGTAAACATTGAGGTCTCCTTTTAGACTGAGCCGCAGTGTTGCGTGCGGATGGGACTATCTATTTGTTTAATCTATGAAAAGCATTGAATATGCCAATATATAGAGAAAAATCTAAACTACTGAATTTTATTGATTATTTGTCGTGTAGTGGAGAAAAGGGGAAGAAAGGATATTTATGATTTGGAAAGAAATTTTTCGATTCGCCAAAAAAACTTTCGCTGGTAGGGCACAAAAAAGCCCCCTCGACAAGGCAAAATGGAGAGGCTCGCGGTGTCGAAGGGGCTGCGTGCAGGGATAAAGGCTCCTGAGTGGAGGCGGAAGCCTTTTCCTCGCTAAGGGATAGGGACTATTTCTGAGGCAGATCAAAGATGGCCGTCTTTGTCTCCCATTCTCGTTGAAGAATTCGGGCAACGATCTCTGCTGCATCACCAACACGGATGCGGCAGAGTTCAAGCTGTTCTGGAGAGCCTTGCAAAACTTTTTTATTCAAGACTCGGCAGCAAATGGATTTGTGAATGGAACGGAAGGCGTCATGCAGTTCGTGACCAAGGCTGATGCAACGCTCAACACTTGGGTCTGTGGGATCTGTACGGCCAAAGAAAATTCCAAGAGACAGGGCTGCGCCTGTAACGGCACCACAGGAACAGCCGGACCCCATGCCCTTGGGCAGGGCAGAGCCGAGAGCAATAAGCTGGCTATAGGCGTCGAGCCGACCAGTGTGCTGCAAAACGGCCTTGATCACGGCCTCGGAACAGTAGAAATCATCAACAATAAACGCGGATTCTGCTGTAGCCCGAACATCGGAAACAAACGTATCTGGAAGCACCATGTGCATATCCTCCTTCTTCATTCTGGACTGGAGAACAGCAAAATGTGTTCCAGAAGTGGTTAAGATTTCGGCGCGTGAGCCTCTCTTTTGCGTACTTCGCGGTAGAACGCTCTTCGCTCTTTCTTTTTCAGCATGGGGATAACCCGTGAGGCGTCCCAGTGGGGAGTGTATGCGATGGTATTGGCAAAAACTCGCTGGAGGT comes from the Desulfobaculum bizertense DSM 18034 genome and includes:
- a CDS encoding ErpA-related iron-sulfur cluster insertion protein (Members of this family, many of which are selenoproteins, show homology to the iron-sulfur cluster insertion ErpA that was described in Escherichia coli.), with product MFTLNVPEEMLEKLRSMREEEEDSIRLREYKLGGGCSSKFILGLGIDEFDEDEDEKIEVQGVPFIAEKDFLLKHGHSFELSFNQNKEVLLNATESDM
- a CDS encoding C-GCAxxG-C-C family protein, whose protein sequence is MVLPDTFVSDVRATAESAFIVDDFYCSEAVIKAVLQHTGRLDAYSQLIALGSALPKGMGSGCSCGAVTGAALSLGIFFGRTDPTDPSVERCISLGHELHDAFRSIHKSICCRVLNKKVLQGSPEQLELCRIRVGDAAEIVARILQREWETKTAIFDLPQK